TTGCTTCTGATACCCTTCATTCGTTCGACGCCCGCGCTGCTTGCCCTGCTCGTGCTTGCCTACGCCGGCTTTTTTACCGCAATGGGGCCGTATTTCGCCCTGCTGGCCGACACCTTCCGCCCGGAAGAGCGCAGCAAGGCCACCGGAGTCATGTTTCTGGTCGGCGGCACGGGAATCCTGAGTTATCTGCTATTCGCGGCGCGTTTTTATGAAAGCTCGCCGCTGTGGCCGTTTTTCTGGACCGTCGGAGGGATTATATTCGCCAACGTCGTGCTCTTCGCGGTGATTCGCGAACGGACCGGGGAAGCTATCCGACATCGGGCCGGTGGTATCTTCCCGGAGGTTTTTCGGCAAAGGGAGGTCGTTCGCTTCTATGCCGGTATGATTCTCTGGTGGACGGGTCTGTGGATGGTGAGCGCCTTTTTCATCATCGCCTACCGCGAAGTGTTTGGGATATCGACGGAGCTGGCGGTCACCGCCTTCCTTATCTTCAACATCTCTTTTGTCGTGTCGGCGCTCCCGGCGGGACTTCTGGGTATACGTTTCGGCATGAAAAAGGTCACTGCCTGCGGGCTCGGACTGCTGGCGATAAGCCTGGCCTTTACTCCATTGATCGGAGGCTACAGCGCATCGCTACCTTTCCTTGTGGCCGCCGGCGCTTCGTACAGCGCGGTCCTTGCCGTCTCGTATCCCTTCTTCCTGCGGCTCCTTCCCGGCGGGAATACGGCCGGGTTCGTCGGGCTCTACATGGCCTGTCAGAACGGGACGCTCCTGGTCGGTCCCGCGCTCGGCGGGCTGGTCATCGACCTTTTCGGATATTCCGTGTTATTCATCGCTTCGGCGTCGGTCATTCTCGCGGGCCTTGCGGTTTTCCTGGGTGTGCAGGAACCGCAATCGAAAACGAATTGACAGGACTCCGCCGTTGGTGTCAGTATATGTGCCGGATCCTATTGAATGCACATATCGTCAGAAAAATTTGACAATCTCGTACTCGGCACCGCCGCCCGGATCGTCGCGTCGCTTCCTCCCGACCTGCGCGCAAAGGCCGAGGAAGTGATATTCGCCGTCACCGACCGGCCGTCTCCA
The DNA window shown above is from Spirochaetota bacterium and carries:
- a CDS encoding metallopeptidase family protein, which produces MHISSEKFDNLVLGTAARIVASLPPDLRAKAEEVIFAVTDRPSPEQLKSVGDEDDTDAGDLLGLYEGISLIDRKIDDMSVLP
- a CDS encoding MFS transporter encodes the protein MGKVASPPLWPMVGFAMGLFAVQTFWGFTWATLPLYLREFAGSNTVTGIMLSTTGITGIVLPVVSGMVSDRISTRWGRRKPVIAAGWALVCCMLLLIPFIRSTPALLALLVLAYAGFFTAMGPYFALLADTFRPEERSKATGVMFLVGGTGILSYLLFAARFYESSPLWPFFWTVGGIIFANVVLFAVIRERTGEAIRHRAGGIFPEVFRQREVVRFYAGMILWWTGLWMVSAFFIIAYREVFGISTELAVTAFLIFNISFVVSALPAGLLGIRFGMKKVTACGLGLLAISLAFTPLIGGYSASLPFLVAAGASYSAVLAVSYPFFLRLLPGGNTAGFVGLYMACQNGTLLVGPALGGLVIDLFGYSVLFIASASVILAGLAVFLGVQEPQSKTN